A segment of the Catenovulum adriaticum genome:
AATGCACCCAGTTGCTCTGGTGTTACTTTGTCATCTAATATTTGTTGCATGGCATCAAAGGCTTGTGATTGAGACAAGGTTTTACCCGCTCTTTGGCCCCGACCAATTAACTTAATATATTCTTTAAATGCGAGCTTCATTATTTATCTATTTATTGGTTTGTTTGCACTCATGATACCATTCAATTGTGGTCAAAAGCTAAATTAAGCAACTGCCGCTGGGCAATGTTGTTTAATAAGTCCACTTAAATCTGTTTTACATGAACCACAATTAGTACCGCATTTTAAACGCTGACCTAGTTTGTCGACACTATCATCACCATAATCTACAATCGCTTCAATAATTTGCTTCTCACCAACTTTGAAACAACTACAAATCTGGCGACCTTTTGAAACTTCTGGAGTTGGAATTGCGGTAATTAATGCTTTAATTTCTTCGCGTCCAAATGATTCTAACGCAAACATTTCACTTAACCATGATATATCTTGGGCAAAAGGCGAAGCTTGAACATAACATACAAATTGAAGTTCATTTTCTTGATAGCAAAATATTCTAAATTCTTTGTTGTGTAAGTTTTCAACCCGAATCCATTCCCCTTCACTATTCGCTCTTTGCTGGCACCAATCTAGCCAGTCTTGAATATCGCCCTGCCCTGAAAAGCTGGCACTAAAACCAGCTGCGTTAGGTGATTTAGCCCAGTAATCTGAATCGACAAATAATGGATTTTTGCCAACCATAAAACCATAATAATCAGCGGGGTAGGCTTCAATATTAACCGCTGCGTGCTTTAATTCAGGTTGACCTGAGACAGGATCAACCACACTGGCAAATAAACGATTAATATTGGCGTTAGCAGCAAATTGTTTGTTCCAATGCATAGGAATAAACAATTCTTTTTTGCGCTGCCCTGAATCCACTTTAACTTTAACTAAGCTTTCACCTGTTTCAGAAAAAACACGCGCTATGGCACCATCAACTAATTCAAGTGCACTTGCATCATCAGGGTGAATAGCAACAAAGGGTTCGCTAATATGAGCGGTTAATTTAGCGGCTTTACCTGTACGGGTCATTGTATGCCATTGATCTCGAATCCGTCCGGTATTACAAACAAACGGATAAGCTTCACTGGTTTTTTGTACCGGATCTTTAGCTTCAACCCCAATAAATTTTGCTTTTTTAGACGCGGTAAAAAACCGGCCATCGTCAAACATACGCGCTCGTCCAAGCGGATAATCTTTAGTAACCGGCCATTGAATCGGTCTTAGTTTATCGTATTGAGTTTGATTTATTCCGGCTAAACCACTAATGTCAAAATCGCGCTGACCGTTATTTTCAAACCCAGATAATCTGGCATGTTCTTCAAATACGTCTACTGGGTGGGTGAAATTAAAACCACGATTAAAGCCCATTGCTTTGGCGATGTCACAAATAATTTGCCAATCGTGTTTTGCTTGGCCAGGTGGCGGCATAATACCGCGCTGGCGCGAAATTCGGCGCTCTGAGTTAGTTACAGTGCCATTTTTTTCTGACCAAGTCGTAGCTGGAAACCTTACATCGGCCCACTCCATGGTATCTGTATTATCAACACAATCTGACACCACGACTAAAGGGCAAGCTTCAAGCGCTTTAGCCACTTCGTTGCCATTAGGCAAACTCACCGCTGGATTAGTGGCCATAATCCAAATCGCTTTAATGTCGCCTGATTTTACTTTTTCAAACATATCTACTGCTTTAGCGCCTGCCTTTTTTGCGATCCGAGGGGATTGCCAAAACCGCTGTACTAAATCAGTATGTTTATCGTTTTCAATATCCATATGAGCAGCCAACATATTAGCTAAGCCACCAACTTCTCGCCCGCCCATAGCATTGGGTTGGCCGGTAATAGAAAAAGGCCCATTACCTGCACTTCCAATTTTACCTGCCGCTAAGTGGCAGTTAATAATAGCATTGGCTTTATCTGTTCCCTGGCTGGATTGGTTAACCCCCATACAATAAAAAGTAACCGCGGTTGGGCTGTGTGCAAACCATTTATAATAAGTTTCAAGTTCTTGTACTGTAATATCACAAACCTGAGCCACTTTTTCTAAGGTCCACAATTTGCTTTGCTCAAGCGCTAACTCTAAGCCTTCGGTCGACAAACTCACAAATTCGTTATCTATTAATTGATTAGCAAATAAATAATTGAGTAAACCATTTAATAACGCCACGTCTGTGCCGGGTTTAATGGCTAAATGTAAATCAGCCAATTCGGTTGTTGCACTTTTTCGTGGATCAATTACGACAACTTTCATATTTGGATTTAGCTGCTTGGCACGCTCCATCCGTTGAAATAATACCGGATGTGTCCACGCAGCATTAGAGCCCAGCAATACTAAACAATCTGTATCTTCTATATCCTCATAATTACAAGGCACTGTATCTGAGCCAAAAGCCCGTTTATACGCAGCAACTGCCGATGACATACACAAACGAGAATTAGTGTCTATATTCGCGCTGCCGATATAGCCTTTCATTAATTTATTGGCGACATAATAGTCTTCAGTTAATAACTGGCCGGATACATAAAATGCAACAGAATCAGCCCCATATTTAGCAATAGTTTGATTAAACTTGTCAGCTACATGTCTAGTCGCTTCATCCCAAGAAACAGTAGCATTAGCTATCATGGGCTGCAGTAATCGCCCTGAAAGATCATTTGTTTCTAATACAGATGAACCTTTTATACACAAACGTCCAAAATTAGCGGGATGCTCTGAAGAGCCATCAACTCGAGTTAGCTTTGAATCATTAACGGTTACGTCAATGCCACACCCAACACCACAATACGGACACGTGGTCTGTTTTAAATTAACTGCTTTTTTGTTCATCAAATTTCTTACCTAAATTTGGTTGTATTTCCGCCTTTGGAAACGCAACATAAACGCTCGAGTTTTTGTTTACCCGCCTTTGGATAAAACAAAGAATGCAACTAGAGTGCCAAATAATTAGGTCATTGTTTTATATATATTTTATATGTATTAAAGCTAAAAAATTGAGTTCAAAAAACAACTAATGGTTCATCATGCACCATATTAGTACATCGCTTTAATTAAGAATTAGAAGGTAAGGCGACAAGTATAATAAGTAAAGTAAAAATAATCAGATAATTGAAATTTGATTGATTAGCGATAACAAAAAGAACCGGATAACCAAAGTTATCCGGTTCTATGTATTTAGTTTAAGCGTTACGATAAGCGATTTTTAAAATCTTCATACCCAAAGGTTTTAACCAAATTCACCTTATCAGTTTTCGAATTCCAAATCGCAATTGAAGGTAAACCTATGCCGTTAAAAGTCGTTGTTTTCACCATAGTATAATGCGACATGTCATCAAACATGAGCCGCTGACCAATGGCTAAAGGTGAATCAAATGAATAAACCCCCATAACATCACCAGCTAAACAAGTTTGCCCACCTAGGCGATATTTAAAAGCTTTTTCATCCGGCTGGCCAGAGCCAAAAATATCAGCGCGATAAGGCATCTCAATCGTATCTGGCATATGGCAAGTTGCAGATGTATCTAAAATCGCAATGTCTATATCGTTACGAGTTAAATCAAGCACTTCGCACACTAGCACCCCGGTATTAATCGCAATGGCTTCACCAGGCTCTAAATATACTTGTACGTCATATTTTGCCTGAAACTGTTTTATGCGCTCAATAAGCGCCTCAACCGGATAATCTGCAGCGGTAATATGATGTCCACCTCCAAAATTAACCCATTTTAAATTTGGGAGTATATTGGCAAATTTTTCCTCAATGACATCAAGCGTTCGCGCTAAAGGCTCAAAACTTTGCTCACATAGTGTATGAAAATGTAGACCGCTGATGCCATCCAACGAATTATGTTCAAATTCAATTGGCAAAATGCCCAGCCGTGAACCAGGCGCACAAGGATCGTAAATTTCAGTCGCCCCCTCAGAATGCATAGGATTAAGTCTAAGTCCAAACTCTAAGCTAGGTTTTGCCTGTTTGGCTTGTTTAATTTGCGGTTGAAATCGTTTCCATTGCGCAAAAGAATTAAATACAAGATGATCAGACAAATTTAAAATTTCTGATATATCTTGCTCAGCAAAAGCGGCACTGTAAGTATGCACTTCACCGTTAAATTCTTCTTTACCTAATTTAGCTTCATGCAAGCCACTGGCACAAATACCCGTTAAGTATTTATCAATTAAAGGCGCTAAACTAAACATTGAAAACGCTTTTAATGCTAATAATACTTTAGCACCAGATTCATTTTGAATCCGGGCTAAGGTTTTGAGGTTATTTTCAATTGCAACTTCATCAACAACAAAACAAGGCGATGGTACTCGGCTGCTGTCAAAATGATGAAAAGATTGACTATTCATGAATGGCAACTACTTAACTAAATTAAAATTTGGGTTTTCAATAACTTGCCAAGGTAAACCTTGTTCATTTAATTCATCCATAAATGGGTCTGGATCAAGTTGCTCTATGTTCCAAACACCCGGTTTTTTCCATTTTCCAGACATAATCATTTTAGCCCCTATCATCGCCGGTACACCCGTGGTGTACGAAATGGCTTGCGAGCCAACTTCTTGGTAACAGTCTTGATGATCTTTAATGTTGTATACGTAAACCGTTTTTTCAACGCCATCTTTAATACCTGTGACTAAACAGCCTATACATGTTTTACCTTTGGTGCGTGGCCCTAGCGTTGAAGGATCAGGCAGTAGCGCTTTTAAAAATTGAATGGGTACAATTTTTTGACCTTCAAATTCAATCGCCTCTATGCCAGTCATACCCACATTACCTAGCACCTCAAGATGCTTTAAGTAATTTTGGCTAAAACTCATCCAAAACTGTGCTTTTTTAAGACTCGGAAAATGTTTACCCAAAGATTCAAGCTCTTCATGATACATACGATAAATATCGTATGTGCCTACTTCTTCTGGGCAGGTAAACGACTGGCTTGTTGAAAGCGCAGGCGACTCAACAAATTCACCATCTTCCCAATGTCGGCAAGTTGCGGTTACTTCACGAATATTAATTTCAGGATTGAAGTTAGTCGCAAATGGGTAGCCGTGATCGCCACCATTTACATCAATAATATCGAGTGTGTGAATTTCATCAAAATAATGCTTGGCAGCGTAAGCAGTAAATACATTGGTTGCGCCTGGATCAAAACCAGAACCTAATAATGCTGTTAAACCCGCTTTTTCAAATTTTTCTTGATACGCCCACTGCCATTTGTATTCAAATTTAGCTGTGTCTAAAGGTTCATAATTTGCCGTATCCATGTAATGAACACCTGCCTCTAAACAAGCATCCATAATGGTTAAATCTTGATATGGCAAGGCTACATTAATAACCAATTCAGGTTTTGTTTGGTTTAATAGAGCGACTAAAGCCGGCACATTATCAGCATCTACAGCGGCTGTTTTTATGGTTTTTTGCAGACTTTTTTCAATTTCATTTGCGATCTCAATACACTTAGACTCAGTTCGACTGGCAAGAATAATCTCACCAAAAACCTCAGCATTTTGCGCACATTTAAAAGCAACTACTCGACCTACGCCACCTGCACCAATAATTAATACTTTTTTCATATTTACCTTACGGCTCCAAATAAAATAGCAAGTTTAGACTAAATACACATTTTTAGTTGACTAAAAGTTTAGACAACCATTGTTAATCGAAATAAATATCATTTGCAATAGATACAGATAAAAATAATATCATTCTTGTGATGATAGTGCTTTATTTCACATTTTTAACCATAGCTAAAAGATGGTCTTCAAATTCTAAAAAAGCCGATTAGCACATTGTGTAAAACGAGTGAAATGTACTTGCAAATTACCTAGCCGTCTAGCATTAATATTAAATTTATTTAATCTCTTTTTAGTCCTGCTTTAAGCTAATATTAAATCAATGCCCAAAGTGTTATTTTAACGTTTATATACTGTTTTTAATGATTATAAATACATCGACTGGGGGGCTAAATTAAACTCACAACTAAAAATAAAAACTTGAGCCTTAGCAATGTTTTTATGAGCTTAATTTTATAGCTAAAAAAATGGAAAGATTACAGAAAGGATAACAAAAATGCCTCACCAACAAGCTAAATTCATAAAATTTGTTTACACAATAGGCAATTAAAAAATTAAGCGCTTTGCTATCGTTTTTAGCCAAAGCGCTTAATTGAGTAAAGCGTTAGTAGCTAACGCTTTAGCTTTAAAGTTTAAAAATTATAAACGAGATTTTACAAATTCAGCTATTTTTTCATCTTTACAGTTTTCTAAGAAACAAGCTTGAAACCTCTCACCGCCGATTGCAGTTTTAACTAACTCAGGGTCTAATGACTCTAAAGCTTGTAAATAATCTTTAGCGATGTTTTCTTTCACTGTCTCCAAAATACTCGCATTTTCGTTTTGAGAAGCTTTACGTTCTGGCGGGTAACCTTGACCTTTTTCACCCGCGAACGCTTTTTCAAATATATAACGAATATTTAATTCAGCGCCCCAACCAAAACCTTTAGCGAAAGGTAGTGCGAGTGCGTTACCATTATTAATTTGCGCAAATAAATAAGCATCTGACGGGTCAATACAATAACCACAAGTAACCCCAGGGTATGCATTTAATGACAATAAAGCACCTTGACCCGTACCGCACCCTGAAATAACAAAATCGACCGCACCAGAGTTTAATAGTAAACTCGCCATAATACCTAAATGAATATAAGTTAAACGATGATCGTTATCGCCGTTCATACCAACGTTAAAAACACTATGTCCTTGCTCGGCAGCAACAGACTCTAGTTGCTCTAAAACCACAGGGTTTTTGCCTGCTTGACTAAACTCATTCATTAATGCAATTTTCATAACTCACCTTTTAAGATCGCTTACATAATAATACAAACCAGTTTACATAAATTCGGTTCAACTTGCTACCGGTAGCAAACCATAAGCCACGAAAAATAACAAATAAAGTAAATCCAAATTATATTCATCCTAATTTATAATTCAAAATAAATAACTAAATGACATACTTAAACTAAAACGATTGTACTGCACTAAAATTTAAAAATGCTAATATTAAATTAGC
Coding sequences within it:
- a CDS encoding nitrate reductase, which translates into the protein MNKKAVNLKQTTCPYCGVGCGIDVTVNDSKLTRVDGSSEHPANFGRLCIKGSSVLETNDLSGRLLQPMIANATVSWDEATRHVADKFNQTIAKYGADSVAFYVSGQLLTEDYYVANKLMKGYIGSANIDTNSRLCMSSAVAAYKRAFGSDTVPCNYEDIEDTDCLVLLGSNAAWTHPVLFQRMERAKQLNPNMKVVVIDPRKSATTELADLHLAIKPGTDVALLNGLLNYLFANQLIDNEFVSLSTEGLELALEQSKLWTLEKVAQVCDITVQELETYYKWFAHSPTAVTFYCMGVNQSSQGTDKANAIINCHLAAGKIGSAGNGPFSITGQPNAMGGREVGGLANMLAAHMDIENDKHTDLVQRFWQSPRIAKKAGAKAVDMFEKVKSGDIKAIWIMATNPAVSLPNGNEVAKALEACPLVVVSDCVDNTDTMEWADVRFPATTWSEKNGTVTNSERRISRQRGIMPPPGQAKHDWQIICDIAKAMGFNRGFNFTHPVDVFEEHARLSGFENNGQRDFDISGLAGINQTQYDKLRPIQWPVTKDYPLGRARMFDDGRFFTASKKAKFIGVEAKDPVQKTSEAYPFVCNTGRIRDQWHTMTRTGKAAKLTAHISEPFVAIHPDDASALELVDGAIARVFSETGESLVKVKVDSGQRKKELFIPMHWNKQFAANANINRLFASVVDPVSGQPELKHAAVNIEAYPADYYGFMVGKNPLFVDSDYWAKSPNAAGFSASFSGQGDIQDWLDWCQQRANSEGEWIRVENLHNKEFRIFCYQENELQFVCYVQASPFAQDISWLSEMFALESFGREEIKALITAIPTPEVSKGRQICSCFKVGEKQIIEAIVDYGDDSVDKLGQRLKCGTNCGSCKTDLSGLIKQHCPAAVA
- the nspC gene encoding carboxynorspermidine decarboxylase; translation: MNSQSFHHFDSSRVPSPCFVVDEVAIENNLKTLARIQNESGAKVLLALKAFSMFSLAPLIDKYLTGICASGLHEAKLGKEEFNGEVHTYSAAFAEQDISEILNLSDHLVFNSFAQWKRFQPQIKQAKQAKPSLEFGLRLNPMHSEGATEIYDPCAPGSRLGILPIEFEHNSLDGISGLHFHTLCEQSFEPLARTLDVIEEKFANILPNLKWVNFGGGHHITAADYPVEALIERIKQFQAKYDVQVYLEPGEAIAINTGVLVCEVLDLTRNDIDIAILDTSATCHMPDTIEMPYRADIFGSGQPDEKAFKYRLGGQTCLAGDVMGVYSFDSPLAIGQRLMFDDMSHYTMVKTTTFNGIGLPSIAIWNSKTDKVNLVKTFGYEDFKNRLS
- a CDS encoding saccharopine dehydrogenase family protein gives rise to the protein MKKVLIIGAGGVGRVVAFKCAQNAEVFGEIILASRTESKCIEIANEIEKSLQKTIKTAAVDADNVPALVALLNQTKPELVINVALPYQDLTIMDACLEAGVHYMDTANYEPLDTAKFEYKWQWAYQEKFEKAGLTALLGSGFDPGATNVFTAYAAKHYFDEIHTLDIIDVNGGDHGYPFATNFNPEINIREVTATCRHWEDGEFVESPALSTSQSFTCPEEVGTYDIYRMYHEELESLGKHFPSLKKAQFWMSFSQNYLKHLEVLGNVGMTGIEAIEFEGQKIVPIQFLKALLPDPSTLGPRTKGKTCIGCLVTGIKDGVEKTVYVYNIKDHQDCYQEVGSQAISYTTGVPAMIGAKMIMSGKWKKPGVWNIEQLDPDPFMDELNEQGLPWQVIENPNFNLVK
- a CDS encoding RpiB/LacA/LacB family sugar-phosphate isomerase, yielding MKIALMNEFSQAGKNPVVLEQLESVAAEQGHSVFNVGMNGDNDHRLTYIHLGIMASLLLNSGAVDFVISGCGTGQGALLSLNAYPGVTCGYCIDPSDAYLFAQINNGNALALPFAKGFGWGAELNIRYIFEKAFAGEKGQGYPPERKASQNENASILETVKENIAKDYLQALESLDPELVKTAIGGERFQACFLENCKDEKIAEFVKSRL